A stretch of Rhodothermales bacterium DNA encodes these proteins:
- a CDS encoding cation:proton antiporter, with amino-acid sequence MELPLLPLLAVLAAAYGAGKLVERLGYPSVLGELLAGVILGPPLLGWLSGDPALNVIAELGILLMMLYVGMEIDPADLKKVSTGGILAALGGFITPFVMAYWAVTMFGGSVMEGLFVGMAAGVTSLATKSRILLDLKLLGTRIAHVMMAGALIADALSLIIFAGLIGMADPESGSSLWLVAGKMALFFGGTWAFGTFVLPMLSGKLKRGGMAVVFPFVIIVMLVLAEAAHLAGLHGILGAFLAGMFLRDNIIGQTVSREVMTFLKKGAIGFLAPVFFVTAGFEVDLAVVTESPTFLVVVIGVASIGKILGTAVFYLPTGFGWREGIVLGAGMNGRGAVEIIIAQIGLSLGIISQEVFSILVIMAIATTASVPVLLKIGVAWLRRRGELVEAGEHRKGCVIVGGGSLGRELGVVLGSNMPVTVVDTRPDNCDAARAAGLKAVQGSALDEIILDEAGAGSARYVLAITGNPGVDALIGRMAREEFAVPEVGLLYDASREREADHTATRDHVGGRTAFGGSVAIAEWDFAVTTGAFERKTVPFGERDSWPNHLFVAALVDGALVPAASGLRLSENTPCTILVQK; translated from the coding sequence ATGGAATTACCTCTTCTGCCGCTTCTGGCGGTATTGGCTGCGGCCTATGGAGCCGGAAAACTCGTTGAACGACTGGGCTACCCGTCTGTCCTGGGCGAACTACTGGCCGGCGTCATCCTTGGTCCCCCGCTGCTCGGCTGGCTGTCCGGCGATCCCGCCCTGAACGTCATCGCCGAACTCGGCATCCTCCTGATGATGCTGTATGTCGGCATGGAAATCGATCCGGCGGACCTCAAGAAGGTCTCAACGGGTGGAATTCTGGCCGCCCTCGGAGGATTCATCACACCCTTCGTCATGGCCTACTGGGCGGTGACGATGTTCGGTGGCAGCGTCATGGAGGGTTTGTTCGTGGGCATGGCCGCGGGGGTCACTTCGCTGGCGACCAAATCCCGCATCCTGCTGGATCTGAAGCTACTGGGTACGCGGATAGCCCACGTCATGATGGCGGGTGCGCTGATAGCCGATGCGTTGTCGCTCATCATTTTCGCCGGCCTCATCGGCATGGCCGACCCGGAATCGGGCAGCAGCCTGTGGCTGGTAGCCGGAAAAATGGCGTTGTTCTTCGGAGGTACGTGGGCCTTTGGCACGTTCGTCCTCCCCATGCTGTCCGGCAAGCTCAAGCGGGGCGGCATGGCCGTGGTTTTCCCGTTCGTTATCATCGTCATGCTGGTCCTGGCTGAAGCGGCCCACCTGGCGGGCTTGCACGGCATCCTGGGGGCGTTCCTGGCTGGCATGTTCCTGCGGGACAACATCATAGGACAGACCGTCAGCCGTGAAGTCATGACGTTCCTGAAGAAAGGCGCCATCGGCTTCCTGGCTCCGGTATTCTTCGTGACGGCGGGCTTCGAGGTGGACCTGGCCGTCGTCACGGAATCCCCAACCTTCCTGGTCGTCGTCATCGGTGTGGCATCCATCGGCAAGATCCTCGGCACGGCGGTCTTTTATCTGCCGACCGGATTCGGGTGGCGCGAAGGCATTGTCCTTGGTGCCGGCATGAATGGCCGCGGCGCGGTGGAAATCATCATCGCCCAGATCGGCCTGTCGCTGGGCATCATTTCCCAGGAAGTCTTCTCCATCCTGGTCATCATGGCCATCGCCACGACGGCTTCCGTGCCCGTTCTCCTCAAAATCGGCGTGGCGTGGCTGCGCCGTCGGGGTGAACTGGTGGAGGCCGGCGAACACCGCAAGGGCTGCGTGATCGTGGGTGGCGGCAGCCTGGGCCGCGAGTTGGGCGTGGTGCTCGGCTCGAACATGCCGGTGACCGTCGTCGATACGCGCCCGGACAACTGTGATGCCGCCCGTGCCGCCGGTCTGAAGGCCGTCCAGGGCAGCGCCCTCGATGAAATCATCCTGGATGAAGCCGGAGCCGGATCGGCGCGCTACGTATTGGCCATTACGGGCAACCCGGGGGTCGATGCACTCATTGGCCGCATGGCACGAGAAGAATTCGCCGTGCCGGAAGTGGGTCTGCTGTACGATGCGTCGCGGGAACGGGAAGCCGACCATACCGCAACGCGCGACCATGTCGGCGGGCGCACCGCGTTCGGCGGCAGCGTGGCCATCGCCGAGTGGGATTTCGCGGTTACGACCGGTGCCTTCGAGCGCAAAACCGTCCCGTTCGGGGAACGGGATTCCTGGCCGAACCACCTTTTCGTGGCCGCCCTGGTGGACGGTGCCCTCGTGCCCGCTGCCTCCGGCCTGCGACTCTCTGAAAACACCCCTTGTACCATACTTGTCCAGAAATGA